One segment of Allorhodopirellula heiligendammensis DNA contains the following:
- the epsE gene encoding exopolysaccharide biosynthesis GT4 family glycosyltransferase EpsE, with amino-acid sequence MSCRSLIGYLIPEFPGQTHSFFWREIEELSKLDIDVVLFSTRKPKDALATQDWAAEAKEKTGYLYPLDLADYGRAVIDCLVHPSVVSLVLLSSGGAITNRLRRLSLIPFASKLHRLTKAKGIKHVHVHSCANSAYIATLAKCFGSCKYSLTLHNPLGVYGEDQSLKWRRARFAIVITQKIYEEVCRELAGHLPPQVLIAPMGVDLPSFTRRTPYPVGETHPARIFSCCRLNRCKGIEDLLDAIVILRKSGIQVQLRIAGEDDDGGSGYRKILEAKIRDAQLQDSVELLGSLGHIAVRDELEAAHIFVLASHAEPLGVAFMEAMAMELPVIGTNAGGVPELIDHGDTGWLVEPRCPEGLAEAIASLASDPQRCMELGRNARLEIERNWTSQRSARAIAEALSTS; translated from the coding sequence ATGTCTTGTCGTTCATTGATTGGCTACCTTATTCCGGAATTCCCAGGCCAAACACATTCCTTTTTTTGGCGTGAAATTGAGGAGCTTTCGAAACTTGACATTGATGTTGTGCTATTCTCCACACGCAAGCCTAAGGATGCCTTAGCCACGCAAGACTGGGCGGCGGAGGCAAAAGAGAAAACCGGCTATCTCTACCCTTTGGATCTTGCTGATTATGGCAGGGCGGTGATCGACTGCCTCGTTCATCCCAGCGTCGTATCGCTGGTTCTCCTGTCGAGCGGCGGTGCTATTACCAATCGGCTCCGGAGGCTCTCGCTGATTCCATTCGCCTCCAAACTGCACCGCTTGACCAAAGCGAAGGGCATCAAACATGTCCATGTGCATTCATGTGCGAATTCTGCATATATTGCCACGCTGGCGAAATGTTTCGGCTCGTGCAAGTACAGCCTGACTCTGCATAATCCCTTAGGGGTGTACGGCGAGGATCAAAGTCTCAAATGGCGCCGCGCTCGATTCGCGATCGTAATCACACAGAAGATCTACGAAGAGGTCTGTCGTGAGCTGGCGGGACATCTACCACCTCAGGTTTTGATCGCTCCCATGGGCGTTGATTTACCTAGTTTCACTCGCCGAACTCCGTACCCGGTGGGCGAAACGCACCCGGCACGAATATTCTCGTGTTGCCGGCTGAATCGCTGCAAGGGTATTGAAGATCTGCTTGATGCCATTGTGATACTTAGAAAGTCCGGCATCCAAGTGCAGCTGCGGATCGCTGGCGAGGATGATGACGGCGGCAGTGGGTATCGGAAAATTCTCGAAGCAAAGATTAGGGATGCCCAGCTACAGGATTCCGTTGAGTTGCTTGGGTCGCTCGGTCACATCGCCGTCCGAGACGAACTTGAGGCGGCCCATATATTCGTGCTCGCAAGCCATGCAGAACCATTGGGTGTGGCATTCATGGAAGCGATGGCAATGGAGCTGCCTGTTATAGGTACGAATGCGGGTGGTGTCCCTGAATTAATTGATCACGGCGACACAGGTTGGCTGGTTGAACCTCGTTGTCCGGAGGGATTAGCCGAGGCAATCGCGAGTCTCGCAAGCGATCCGCAGCGGTGCATGGAACTAGGTAGAAATGCCCGACTTGAGATCGAGCGGAACTGGACGAGCCAGCGCAGCGCACGCGCGATCGCTGAAGCACTTTCCACCTCGTGA
- a CDS encoding DUF1592 domain-containing protein, with the protein MKLYVAVAALLVSIPPGADHVGAQEQQAFPPERGDFMAGAERFLSQHCIRCHGPELAEANFRVDHDLTDAFGDRVTAAKWADVVEVLNGHQMPPNEEPQPDAAEVALLVDGVTTELIRAEASQPRSVAVLRRLNRSEYHHTIRDLVGVDFDTSHLPPDPATGGFDNNGDALTMSPLLMEMYFDAATRILDQALVEGNQPRAIRWRFEPESGNSDRNRVTYDGQRVIVNGGKNRVEGDYIVMHHGSWDRKFNVRDFRLTDPGKYRIRIRAGTHVPDRQAVLASAETLLTMRLEDAIKRKPQEESGKRKELARQLEHFKSFPAYNYGPARVEITRQLGGQPERVAEFDIDAPIDEMSTYEFDTVFSNQDAGLTIEYAYAIPRELENFQIQWDDRFARPVAGIDWMEIEGPIYEQWPPESHLRLLFPSASRQTDERLYARQVITRFLQRAYRRPADAAEIDSKMLLFDEARKHSKSFQDAIRMPLTAILVSPNFLYLAEPQPQSVAEKPKPLHDYEVAARISYFLWSSMPDDDLFRAANRGELRTREGLNSQVARMLRDPKTDALVTNFAGQWLGLREVGANPPARQLYHRYDRHLELSIVEESLAFFREVLQEDLSVMNFVDSDFVVINERLARFYGIEGVRGDHFRRVVLPTDCHRGGVLTQASMLSLTSNGTRTSPVKRGVWILNNILGIDPGLPVADAGDIAPKVPGIDLATVRERLEIHRELPQCARCHNQIDPLGFALENFDASGAWREREGHGYEGKIRDNDPLIDASSQLPDGTTIAGLEELKSGLMRQQDAFLHCLAAKMLTYALGRELGITDRPLVDDAVKHMKSNALTLRSLIEFVVQTETFRMQRM; encoded by the coding sequence GTGAAGCTTTACGTGGCCGTTGCTGCGCTGCTCGTTTCAATCCCGCCGGGCGCCGATCACGTGGGGGCTCAGGAACAGCAGGCGTTCCCTCCCGAGCGTGGAGATTTCATGGCTGGTGCTGAGCGTTTTCTGAGCCAGCACTGTATTCGTTGTCATGGGCCGGAACTCGCCGAAGCCAACTTTCGGGTCGATCACGACCTGACGGACGCCTTTGGCGATCGAGTGACTGCGGCTAAATGGGCTGATGTTGTCGAGGTGCTTAATGGCCACCAGATGCCGCCGAATGAGGAACCGCAACCTGACGCAGCCGAGGTGGCACTTTTAGTCGATGGCGTGACGACCGAACTTATTCGCGCCGAGGCGTCGCAACCGCGTTCGGTCGCAGTACTGCGGCGATTGAACCGAAGCGAATATCACCACACGATTCGAGATTTAGTGGGCGTCGATTTTGACACTTCCCATTTACCCCCGGATCCTGCGACCGGTGGTTTTGACAATAATGGCGACGCACTCACGATGTCGCCACTGTTGATGGAAATGTACTTCGACGCGGCGACACGAATTTTGGATCAAGCCCTTGTCGAGGGCAATCAGCCACGTGCGATCCGTTGGCGTTTCGAGCCCGAATCTGGAAACTCCGACCGCAATCGTGTCACCTACGACGGACAACGAGTGATCGTCAACGGAGGCAAGAATCGTGTTGAGGGTGATTACATTGTGATGCATCACGGATCATGGGATCGCAAATTCAATGTACGTGACTTCCGATTGACCGATCCCGGTAAGTATCGAATTCGCATCCGTGCAGGCACTCATGTACCCGACCGGCAAGCGGTGCTCGCATCAGCCGAAACGCTACTGACAATGCGACTCGAGGACGCAATCAAGCGAAAACCACAGGAAGAATCGGGGAAGCGGAAGGAATTGGCCCGTCAACTCGAGCACTTCAAAAGTTTCCCAGCTTATAACTATGGTCCTGCTCGAGTCGAGATCACCCGCCAGCTGGGAGGACAACCCGAACGAGTTGCCGAGTTTGATATAGATGCTCCAATTGATGAAATGAGCACCTACGAATTCGACACTGTTTTTTCAAATCAGGATGCTGGACTAACGATTGAGTACGCATACGCTATCCCGCGAGAACTTGAGAACTTTCAAATCCAGTGGGATGATCGGTTCGCCCGTCCGGTCGCCGGGATCGACTGGATGGAGATTGAAGGACCGATATATGAACAATGGCCCCCTGAGAGCCATTTACGTTTGCTATTCCCTTCCGCCAGTCGTCAGACGGACGAGCGATTATATGCACGTCAAGTGATTACTCGATTTCTGCAGCGGGCGTATCGTCGTCCCGCCGATGCGGCTGAGATTGATTCAAAAATGCTGTTATTTGACGAAGCCCGCAAACATTCAAAATCGTTTCAGGATGCGATTCGGATGCCGCTGACGGCGATACTGGTGTCTCCCAACTTTTTATATCTAGCGGAACCACAGCCTCAATCAGTCGCTGAAAAACCCAAGCCGCTCCATGATTATGAAGTAGCTGCTCGGATTTCATACTTTCTGTGGAGCAGTATGCCCGATGATGACCTGTTTCGAGCCGCTAATCGGGGAGAACTGAGGACTCGGGAGGGGTTGAATAGCCAAGTCGCTCGGATGTTACGCGATCCGAAAACCGACGCGTTGGTAACCAATTTTGCTGGGCAGTGGTTGGGACTTCGCGAAGTCGGTGCCAATCCGCCCGCGCGACAGTTGTATCACCGCTATGACCGACATCTGGAGTTATCCATCGTAGAAGAATCTCTTGCCTTCTTTCGCGAAGTGTTGCAAGAGGATCTGAGTGTCATGAATTTCGTTGATTCCGATTTCGTGGTGATCAACGAACGTCTGGCTCGTTTTTACGGCATCGAAGGTGTCCGTGGAGATCATTTCCGAAGGGTCGTACTTCCCACGGACTGCCACCGCGGAGGTGTCCTAACGCAAGCATCCATGCTGTCACTGACGTCCAACGGCACCCGCACCTCGCCGGTCAAGCGAGGTGTTTGGATACTAAACAATATACTGGGCATTGATCCCGGTCTGCCTGTCGCCGATGCGGGAGACATTGCGCCGAAGGTTCCCGGTATCGACCTGGCCACCGTTCGGGAGCGATTAGAAATCCATCGTGAGTTGCCGCAGTGTGCTCGCTGCCACAATCAAATTGATCCACTCGGCTTTGCACTTGAGAACTTTGACGCATCGGGTGCTTGGCGAGAGCGAGAAGGACATGGATATGAAGGTAAGATTCGGGATAATGACCCACTCATTGATGCCTCGTCTCAGTTACCCGACGGCACAACGATTGCGGGGTTAGAGGAACTCAAGTCGGGGCTCATGCGGCAGCAAGACGCGTTTTTGCACTGCTTGGCGGCAAAGATGCTAACGTATGCTCTGGGCCGCGAATTGGGCATTACTGATCGTCCGCTGGTCGACGACGCCGTGAAGCATATGAAATCAAATGCTCTCACGCTGCGATCTCTCATCGAGTTTGTAGTGCAAACGGAAACATTCCGAATGCAGAGAATGTAG
- a CDS encoding DUF1552 domain-containing protein produces the protein MRPLSRRSVLRGLGTCLSLPLLDAMVPTAQAAASKFKSLGQSLHRQPRMICCYVPNGVNILQWQPETTGEDYQLSPTLQALNNHRDEFTVLSGLGHPSARGGHSGADTWLTAADLNATPGSDYTNWVSADQIVANHHASDTRFGSLQLSDRSGTGAAGHSNTLSFGRGGTPLPAESSPQRLFERLFVPDSAGDRQATLQRYADRKSILDNVLGEARTLQKSLSSPDRQKLEEYLHSVRETERSVARSQAWIDVPRAKVDSKHLLLASQPHDAHDRSMWLDVMLELSYLAFVTDSTRVITYQWSREASGYGGGGENHHELSHHGGDPGMLKKLGVIDRFHLSRLSRFLDLLKQTGDGEGTMLDHTMVLYGSGMNSGLGGGHSPKNLPLLLAGGRGLGIKHGRHIGHDEDKHPPLSNLLLSLMQKMGVESDSFADATGTLTI, from the coding sequence ATGCGACCACTTTCACGACGCAGTGTACTTCGTGGGCTGGGTACGTGCCTGAGTCTGCCCTTGCTTGACGCAATGGTCCCAACAGCGCAGGCGGCAGCGTCGAAGTTCAAATCGTTAGGGCAGTCATTGCATCGGCAACCCCGCATGATCTGTTGCTATGTTCCCAATGGTGTGAACATCTTGCAGTGGCAGCCTGAAACAACTGGGGAAGACTACCAGCTTTCGCCGACTCTGCAGGCTCTTAACAATCACCGAGACGAGTTCACCGTCCTGAGCGGCCTGGGACACCCGTCGGCTCGCGGAGGTCATAGCGGCGCCGATACTTGGTTAACGGCAGCCGATCTGAATGCAACCCCTGGTAGTGACTACACCAACTGGGTTTCAGCCGATCAAATTGTCGCAAACCATCATGCCAGTGACACTCGGTTCGGGTCGCTACAACTATCTGACCGCAGTGGCACAGGGGCGGCCGGACATTCCAATACGCTCTCGTTCGGTCGAGGTGGGACGCCGCTACCCGCGGAAAGTTCCCCGCAGCGGCTGTTTGAACGACTGTTCGTTCCCGACAGTGCGGGTGACCGGCAAGCGACGCTGCAGCGTTACGCTGATCGCAAATCGATTCTGGACAATGTCTTAGGCGAGGCCCGGACGTTACAAAAAAGTCTATCATCGCCGGACCGGCAGAAACTAGAAGAGTATCTGCATAGCGTCCGCGAGACCGAACGGAGTGTTGCCCGCTCGCAGGCGTGGATCGATGTGCCACGAGCGAAGGTCGACTCCAAACATCTCCTTCTGGCGAGCCAACCGCACGATGCACACGACCGCTCGATGTGGCTTGATGTGATGCTGGAACTCTCCTACCTCGCATTCGTCACCGACTCCACGCGGGTGATTACGTACCAGTGGTCGCGGGAGGCGAGTGGCTATGGTGGTGGAGGTGAGAATCACCACGAGTTATCTCATCACGGTGGTGATCCGGGGATGCTAAAGAAGCTTGGGGTAATTGATCGCTTTCATCTCTCCCGCCTGAGTCGATTCCTGGACCTGTTGAAACAGACCGGGGACGGAGAGGGAACGATGCTCGATCACACCATGGTACTATACGGCAGCGGCATGAACTCGGGCTTGGGTGGTGGTCATTCACCCAAGAATCTACCACTGCTCCTAGCGGGTGGCCGTGGTTTGGGTATCAAGCATGGTCGGCACATCGGTCACGACGAAGACAAACACCCGCCGCTCAGCAATTTACTACTCAGCCTGATGCAGAAGATGGGAGTCGAGTCCGACTCATTTGCCGATGCCACTGGCACGCTGACTATCTGA
- a CDS encoding G8 domain-containing protein, producing the protein MTLSRPRRLTHQLLESRRLLAGLAEEMPTMSTALASGAQPVAAVVGAESPSFNDITPVSFQQAEMDHSSDMLMPHTSQSLLDLVPLQDADAVALQSGDWSNSAIWQDGQKPAAGDKVLIAEGIHVAFDAQLTLPLHWIRVDGQLSWRTDMDTTMMVETLAVTGTGELQIGTVTQPIQPDVTAEILIDTTGGVIDQATDPTLLGRGLISHGSTEIHGAVKTSRAVSQADIAAGQTQLVLADAVTGWRVGDQLLIPGTSTDRTLQVNQYDQADAVNARFHDDVVTIAAIDGNLVTLESGTAWEHVRPVGDTFTVDELSLYVINLTRNIVIRSSDATVPNQQRGHVMIMHNPNADIAYAQFKDLGRSDKREIVDDPVVNVDGSPGNGDNPRGRYGLHLHMIGATSYNGTKAELTGNVVWGTPGWGIVQHDSYAVLRDNVVFDVVGAGIVSENGNEIGEWIGNTVVKITGDLKNNFDDEAFLNGQRGPRFDLGFTGSGYWVQGGGFGLLMQDNVAASINGAGFDLVHHTDGLQHVETLPVSLIYDPAVRQRYIDAGITTFTPNNVPMRGMVGVEVYNAYRGIHTWLHNRDSDDQEGAFTFGLRTAHDIKSVISDYTIWGVVNGVHNFYSSLMRYEDGLVIGNIDSPVAFQRSTQGNNSKGVGVSHNEGDSNRIDFHGLRVEGFQYGFQTFIPHNDSSNNLNRLSISSIDQATFSHVSKAFVASTKGTGTPFSELFDIGQINTIGVAGLAATPTFSDTSRGGLSMDFHADVGAEYVGYAWDFDNDGQFDDGIGADITHTYLSPGTYTVGLQVWDSSARTATTTRTISVSEQPTGNVLIDPNFTGPANSKTTRDDGWTARDFLIQNNTAVIDPANGWGQGVIYQIITDSNRLTGAVDFQFDYRRISSEGGAKMMVSVFGVDDYFGIEQYKIDRTPIRSEGIIEAPHYRQLVHANMASTSQGQWESVEFNVDVEQGFKYYFVRFAFDRHRVHNGDTVGVRNVALAGAAPMIVPALADQGVRPAFAIAAAKEDFSEPQQLTMVARTLGEGDITLPVNTGSSERTTEVDAIHTEPGALDDERRRLDQSMLDELLGELEQDGV; encoded by the coding sequence ATGACTTTATCTCGCCCTCGACGCCTGACTCATCAATTGCTCGAGAGTCGCCGTTTGCTCGCCGGTCTCGCAGAGGAAATGCCGACGATGTCAACAGCCCTTGCCAGCGGTGCCCAGCCAGTTGCGGCAGTCGTCGGAGCAGAGTCTCCCAGTTTCAACGACATCACCCCCGTGTCGTTTCAACAAGCGGAGATGGATCACTCCAGCGACATGTTGATGCCGCACACTAGCCAATCGTTGCTTGACTTAGTGCCGTTGCAGGACGCAGACGCCGTGGCACTTCAGTCAGGCGACTGGTCGAATTCTGCTATCTGGCAAGATGGACAGAAACCAGCTGCGGGAGACAAGGTGCTGATTGCGGAGGGCATTCATGTCGCCTTCGACGCACAGCTAACGCTACCCCTCCACTGGATCCGTGTTGATGGTCAGTTGAGCTGGCGGACCGACATGGATACGACCATGATGGTCGAGACACTGGCCGTCACGGGGACGGGAGAACTTCAAATCGGTACGGTGACGCAGCCGATACAACCCGACGTTACCGCCGAGATTCTGATCGACACGACCGGAGGTGTAATCGATCAAGCGACTGACCCGACCCTTTTGGGGCGTGGGTTAATCTCTCACGGTAGCACGGAAATTCATGGTGCTGTCAAGACATCTCGTGCCGTCTCGCAAGCCGACATCGCCGCTGGTCAAACTCAGTTGGTTCTCGCAGACGCCGTGACCGGTTGGCGTGTGGGTGACCAATTGCTGATTCCAGGGACCAGTACCGATCGCACACTCCAAGTCAACCAGTACGATCAAGCCGACGCCGTAAACGCTCGTTTCCACGACGATGTCGTAACCATTGCCGCGATTGATGGCAATCTTGTGACCTTGGAATCGGGAACGGCCTGGGAACACGTCCGTCCAGTCGGTGACACTTTCACTGTCGACGAATTATCACTCTATGTGATCAACCTGACTCGAAATATCGTCATTCGGTCCAGTGACGCGACGGTTCCCAACCAACAGCGCGGGCATGTGATGATCATGCACAATCCGAATGCCGATATCGCCTATGCGCAGTTTAAGGATTTAGGCCGCAGTGACAAGCGCGAGATCGTGGACGATCCAGTAGTCAATGTTGATGGCTCGCCAGGCAATGGAGATAACCCCCGCGGACGTTACGGCTTGCATCTGCACATGATCGGCGCGACATCCTACAACGGGACAAAAGCCGAACTAACGGGTAACGTGGTTTGGGGGACACCGGGATGGGGGATCGTTCAGCATGATAGCTATGCGGTGCTGCGAGACAATGTCGTTTTTGATGTCGTCGGCGCAGGTATCGTATCCGAGAACGGAAATGAAATTGGTGAATGGATTGGCAATACGGTCGTCAAGATTACTGGCGATCTCAAGAATAATTTCGATGACGAAGCGTTTTTGAACGGTCAACGGGGACCGAGATTCGACTTAGGGTTTACTGGGAGTGGGTATTGGGTGCAGGGTGGCGGCTTTGGTTTGCTGATGCAAGACAATGTTGCTGCGAGTATCAATGGGGCTGGCTTTGACCTGGTGCATCATACCGATGGCCTGCAGCACGTGGAAACCCTCCCGGTCTCATTGATTTATGACCCTGCCGTTCGCCAGCGTTACATCGATGCTGGCATCACGACATTCACCCCCAACAATGTCCCGATGCGCGGGATGGTCGGCGTCGAGGTCTACAATGCGTACCGCGGCATCCACACGTGGTTGCATAACCGTGATAGCGACGATCAAGAAGGCGCATTTACATTTGGACTCCGTACCGCTCACGATATTAAATCTGTGATTAGCGATTACACCATTTGGGGAGTCGTTAATGGTGTCCATAACTTTTATTCGAGCCTGATGCGGTATGAGGATGGCCTCGTCATCGGAAACATTGATTCACCCGTCGCTTTCCAGCGAAGCACTCAAGGGAACAACAGCAAGGGCGTTGGCGTTTCCCACAACGAGGGCGACAGCAATCGCATCGATTTCCATGGGCTGCGAGTGGAAGGGTTTCAATACGGATTCCAAACTTTTATTCCGCATAACGATAGTTCGAATAACCTTAATCGCTTGAGTATCAGTTCCATTGATCAGGCGACATTTTCTCATGTGTCAAAAGCGTTTGTGGCGTCCACCAAGGGTACTGGTACACCGTTTTCAGAGTTGTTTGACATCGGTCAGATCAACACGATCGGCGTCGCGGGCCTAGCTGCTACGCCCACATTTTCCGACACTTCTCGTGGCGGCTTGTCAATGGACTTCCATGCCGATGTCGGTGCGGAATATGTAGGTTATGCATGGGATTTTGATAACGACGGCCAATTTGATGATGGGATCGGTGCCGACATTACGCACACCTATTTGAGCCCAGGAACCTACACCGTGGGACTGCAGGTATGGGATAGTTCTGCCCGCACTGCGACCACGACGCGCACGATCAGCGTGAGCGAGCAGCCCACGGGCAACGTTTTAATCGATCCAAATTTCACTGGTCCAGCGAACTCGAAGACCACACGAGACGATGGTTGGACCGCACGTGACTTCTTAATTCAGAATAACACCGCCGTGATCGACCCAGCCAATGGCTGGGGTCAGGGGGTGATCTATCAAATTATCACGGATTCAAATCGTTTGACGGGTGCCGTCGATTTCCAGTTTGACTATCGCCGAATTTCAAGTGAAGGAGGAGCCAAGATGATGGTTTCTGTATTCGGCGTTGACGACTACTTTGGCATTGAGCAGTATAAAATCGATCGCACCCCCATCCGCAGCGAGGGCATCATTGAGGCGCCTCATTATCGACAGCTCGTGCATGCCAATATGGCTTCGACGAGTCAGGGCCAGTGGGAGTCGGTCGAATTTAATGTCGACGTGGAACAGGGCTTCAAATATTACTTCGTTCGATTTGCATTCGACCGGCACCGGGTGCATAACGGTGATACAGTCGGTGTTCGAAATGTGGCGTTGGCGGGAGCCGCTCCGATGATCGTACCTGCATTGGCCGATCAAGGCGTCCGCCCAGCGTTCGCAATCGCTGCTGCGAAAGAAGATTTTAGTGAGCCGCAGCAACTGACCATGGTTGCTCGCACCTTGGGGGAAGGCGACATCACACTGCCTGTGAATACAGGCTCATCAGAGCGCACCACCGAAGTGGATGCTATTCACACCGAGCCTGGTGCACTGGACGACGAGAGACGTCGCCTCGATCAATCCATGCTCGACGAACTGCTGGGAGAACTAGAGCAGGACGGCGTCTGA
- a CDS encoding O-antigen ligase family protein — protein MSGTSLYGMRLWPIIGYLAGSLLLPIAPFGPQAENPNFFTSVLGNALPYGPLINRATILGGLSLLMAGLIGWSAPSSSRKLRWLDVPMLCWIICPTVAGVFNASPFRQDIQQSVYLAFAWGAPYAVGRLCITHWDDLRICLLAFLIAGGVTFGFALIEFAGGRFYYEAIYGPHPFQMEGETRYFGYRPLLMMEDPNQFGMWFATVAIIACAFWLNSRQSNQYQTDAGPWLKASRVLVLPVFLFQAIGASVLSVFGMSLLIIQNPRVLSRGLLFAGALAIVLFACRGPILHYARQSLNTVPAARSAKAWLQDHSLGSLSWRLAREDDHLALIRQHPIVGWGDINFWRLNSDRVRPWGLVTLIAGAYGTLGVLCWVSLTVTPILAWFLSHHADDQRFCVFGKTVLVLLLVQLIDAFLNSGYLLTLVVLHGGMTSNCTVFCRTSTPGVSTVKTKK, from the coding sequence ATGAGTGGCACATCCCTCTACGGCATGCGTCTCTGGCCAATCATTGGTTATCTAGCGGGCTCGCTGTTGCTGCCGATTGCGCCGTTCGGTCCACAAGCTGAAAATCCGAACTTCTTTACAAGCGTTCTTGGCAATGCTCTGCCATACGGTCCACTGATTAACCGCGCCACGATTTTGGGAGGGTTGTCACTGCTGATGGCAGGCCTGATCGGATGGTCAGCGCCGTCCTCCTCAAGGAAGCTGAGGTGGTTGGATGTACCGATGCTGTGCTGGATCATTTGCCCCACAGTGGCGGGTGTTTTCAATGCGAGCCCGTTTAGACAGGACATTCAGCAGAGTGTTTATTTGGCATTTGCGTGGGGGGCTCCCTACGCAGTCGGTCGTCTGTGCATCACGCACTGGGACGATTTACGAATCTGCTTGCTTGCATTTTTGATTGCCGGTGGCGTGACATTCGGCTTCGCGCTCATCGAGTTTGCTGGTGGGCGGTTTTACTACGAGGCGATCTACGGACCTCATCCCTTTCAAATGGAGGGCGAAACTCGCTATTTTGGATATCGACCGTTGCTCATGATGGAAGATCCCAATCAGTTCGGGATGTGGTTTGCCACCGTCGCGATCATCGCTTGCGCCTTTTGGCTGAACTCGCGACAATCCAATCAATACCAAACTGACGCAGGCCCCTGGCTGAAAGCCAGTCGGGTTTTGGTCCTTCCGGTGTTCCTGTTCCAAGCCATTGGCGCGAGCGTTTTGTCAGTTTTCGGGATGTCGCTCTTGATCATTCAGAATCCACGCGTTCTGTCTCGCGGACTACTGTTTGCAGGGGCCTTGGCCATCGTGCTATTCGCTTGCCGAGGACCGATTCTGCATTACGCTCGCCAATCACTGAACACGGTCCCAGCAGCACGCAGTGCCAAGGCGTGGCTGCAAGACCACTCCCTGGGATCTCTCAGTTGGCGATTGGCCCGAGAGGACGATCATCTGGCGCTGATCCGCCAACACCCCATCGTTGGCTGGGGTGATATTAATTTCTGGCGACTGAATTCAGATCGAGTCCGACCTTGGGGACTGGTGACTTTAATCGCGGGCGCGTACGGAACCCTCGGGGTTTTGTGTTGGGTTAGCCTGACCGTGACACCTATCTTGGCGTGGTTTCTATCTCACCACGCTGACGATCAACGGTTCTGCGTTTTCGGAAAAACGGTGCTCGTTTTGTTACTTGTCCAGCTGATCGATGCGTTTCTCAACAGTGGCTATCTGCTAACACTGGTCGTACTGCATGGCGGAATGACCTCCAACTGTACAGTGTTTTGCCGAACATCCACCCCCGGCGTCTCTACGGTAAAAACAAAAAAATAA
- a CDS encoding PEP-CTERM sorting domain-containing protein gives MKTFVLSVALGTLSVLFSSAASAMPVTVQVGPSLPTSGSTVAFQSLPKNFVPGTNDTGKFTVTLLNSTGIAGVSMTPAITLARLDGFAFAAPISSVLTATTLTQVYDVSAATLASIASDGKVTFRVQGTGVGVGTQVMASLTAVPEPATMTLLGLGAVAGVVMMRRRRNQAAPLAA, from the coding sequence ATGAAGACATTTGTTTTGAGTGTAGCTTTAGGGACGCTTAGCGTTCTCTTTAGCAGCGCGGCATCCGCGATGCCCGTTACTGTCCAGGTAGGGCCTTCCTTGCCGACTTCGGGGAGTACGGTAGCTTTTCAGTCACTTCCTAAGAACTTCGTTCCAGGAACCAACGACACCGGCAAGTTTACCGTCACGTTGTTGAACAGCACCGGCATTGCTGGCGTTTCGATGACTCCCGCGATCACCTTAGCTCGCTTAGACGGGTTCGCTTTTGCTGCGCCGATTTCATCGGTGCTAACGGCGACCACGTTGACGCAAGTCTACGATGTCAGTGCCGCGACATTGGCTTCGATCGCTTCGGACGGCAAGGTCACCTTCCGAGTTCAAGGCACCGGCGTCGGTGTTGGCACTCAGGTGATGGCGAGCCTGACTGCGGTTCCAGAGCCTGCCACGATGACTCTTCTCGGTCTCGGCGCGGTGGCTGGTGTCGTCATGATGCGTCGTCGTCGCAACCAGGCTGCACCTCTCGCAGCCTGA